The Pyrus communis chromosome 2, drPyrComm1.1, whole genome shotgun sequence genome includes a window with the following:
- the LOC137725228 gene encoding CBL-interacting serine/threonine-protein kinase 12-like — translation MADLNPKTTDHGSTSTPSSPTRTTSKSKNCPALLLGRFEIGKLLGHGTFAKVYLAKNVKTNESVAIKVIDKEKILKGGLIAHIKREISILRRVRHPNIVQLFEVMATKAKIYFVMEYVRGGELFNKVAKGRLKEEVARKYFQQLVSAVGFCHARGVYHRDLKPENLLLDENGDLKVSDFGLSAVSDEIRQDGLFHTFCGTPAYVAPEVLGRKGYDAAKVDIWSCGVVLFVLMAGYLPFHDQNVMAMYKKIYKGEFRCPRWFSAELVRLLTRLLDTNPESRITIPEVMENRWFKKGFKHIKFYIDHDDRLCNVVDDDEEDRFSDVSSVSDCMSESEAEFETRRKITSLPRPASLNAFDIISFSPGFDLSGLFEERGEEPRFVSGAPVSTIISKLEEIAKVVSFSVRKKDCRVSLEGSREGVKGPLTIAAEIFELTPKLVVLEVKKKAGDRAEYEQFCNTELRPGLQNLMIEENAAGAAATASAPYLPSDTE, via the coding sequence ATGGCAGACCTCAACCCCAAAACCACCGACCACGGCAGCACTTCCACCCCCTCAAGCCCAACCCGCACAACCAGCAAATCCAAAAACTGCCCTGCTCTGCTTCTTGGTCGCTTCGAAATCGGCAAACTCCTCGGCCATGGCACCTTCGCCAAAGTATACCTCGCCAAAAACGTCAAAACCAACGAGAGCGTCGCAATCAAAGTCATCGACAAGGAGAAGATCCTCAAGGGCGGTTTGATCGCTCACATAAAGCGGGAGATCTCGATCCTCCGCCGCGTTCGCCACCCGAACATCGTCCAGCTTTTCGAGGTCATGGCCACGAAAGCCAAGATCTATTTCGTGATGGAATACGTCCGCGGCGGCGAGCTCTTTAACAAGGTCGCAAAGGGCCGGCTGAAGGAGGAAGTGGCGAGAAAGTACTTCCAGCAGCTAGTCTCCGCCGTCGGATTCTGCCACGCCCGCGGCGTCTATCACCGCGATTTGAAGCCGGAGAACCTATTGCTCGACGAGAACGGAGACCTCAAGGTTTCGGATTTTGGGTTGAGCGCGGTTTCTGATGAAATTCGACAAGATGGTCTCTTTCACACGTTTTGCGGCACGCCGGCGTACGTCGCCCCGGAGGTTTTGGGCCGGAAAGGGTACGACGCCGCGAAGGTGGATATTTGGTCTTGTGgggttgttttgtttgtgcTCATGGCTGGATATTTACCCTTCCATGACCAGAATGTTATGGCGATGTACAAGAAGATCTACAAAGGCGAATTTCGATGCCCCAGATGGTTCAGTGCCGAGCTTGTTAGGCTTCTAACCCGCCTTCTCGACACGAATCCGGAGTCGAGGATTACAATCCCAGAGGTTATGGAGAATCGGTGGTTTAAAAAGGGTTTTAAGCACATCAAGTTTTACATTGATCACGATGATCGGCTCTGCAAtgttgttgatgatgatgaggaggaCAGGTTTAGTGATGTGAGCTCTGTTTCAGATTGTATGTCGGAATCTGAGGCGGAGTTTGAGACCAGAAGAAAAATTACATCTTTACCCAGACCGGCTAGCCTGAATGCGTTTGATATAATCTCGTTTTCCCCCGGGTTTGATTTGTCCGGGTTGTTTGAGGAGCGGGGAGAGGAGCCGAGGTTTGTGTCAGGTGCCCCTGTTTCGACCATCATATCGAAATTGGAGGAGATTGCGAAAGTTGTGAGCTTTTCGGTGAGGAAGAAGGATTGCAGAGTGAGCTTGGAAGGGTCTAGGGAAGGTGTTAAGGGGCCATTGACAATTGCGGCTGAGATATTCGAACTTACGCCTAAGTTGGTGGTGTTGGAGGTTAAGAAGAAAGCAGGGGACAGAGCTGAGTACGAGCAGTTTTGTAATACCGAATTGAGACCGGGGTTGCAGAACTTGATGATTGAGGAGAATGCCGCCGGTGCCGCCGCTACCGCTTCCGCTCCGTATCTACCTTCGGATACTGAGTAG
- the LOC137725229 gene encoding CBL-interacting protein kinase 5-like: MEVKKGNILMRKYEVGRLLGKGTFAKVYHARNLKSGQSVAIKIIDKEKVQKVGLIDQIKREISVMRLVRHPNVVQLFEVMASKTKIYFAMEYVRGGELFNKVAKGKLKEDVARKYFQQLIGAVDYCHSRGVYHRDIKPENLLVDENGNLKVSDFGLSALWESRGQDGLLHTTCGTPAYVAPEVINKKGYDGAKADTWSCGVVLFVLLAAFLPFHDTNLMEMYRKISRGDFKSPQWFPPEVRKLLSRILDPNPSSRISVDKIMENSWFKKGFKQIEASLAPPCDPNTSIRDVHEAFASTNHSAEESSNKNSSGAGTSPMRPTCFNAFDIISLSPGFDLSGLFENDMNHRPQERFMSTQPAATIVSKFEAIAQMEKFKCLKKDGTLKLQGSKEGRKGQLSIDAEIFEVTPSFYVVEMKKTAGDTLEYMEFCDHGLKPSLKDIVWTWQGTELQQQPPLVVAPEVVS, from the coding sequence ATGGAGGTGAAAAAAGGAAACATATTGATGCGCAAGTACGAGGTGGGACGGTTGCTTGGAAAAGGGACATTTGCCAAGGTTTACCATGCACGGAACCTGAAGTCCGGTCAGAGCGTTGCAATTAAGATAATCGACAAGGAGAAGGTGCAGAAGGTCGGATTGATTGATCAGATCAAGAGGGAAATCTCCGTGATGCGCCTTGTGAGGCACCCGAATGTGGTTCAGCTCTTTGAGGTTATGGCCAGCAAGACCAAGATTTATTTTGCCATGGAGTACGTGAGAGGCGGGGAGCTTTTCAACAAGGTTGCCAAAGGGAAGCTTAAGGAAGACGTGGCGAGAAAATACTTTCAGCAACTAATTGGGGCTGTCGATTACTGCCACAGTCGAGGGGTCTATCACCGCGACATCAAGCCAGAGAATCTCTTGGTGGACGAGAATGGAAACCTCAAAGTTTCGGATTTTGGATTAAGCGCATTGTGGGAGTCTAGGGGACAAGATGGCCTCCTCCACACCACGTGTGGCACGCCAGCGTATGTAGCACCAGAGGTAATAAACAAGAAAGGTTATGATGGTGCAAAGGCGGATACATGGTCTTGTGGGGTTGTCCTCTTTGTTCTGCTGGCCGCCTTCCTGCCATTCCATGACACCAATCTAATGGAAATGTATAGGAAAATCAGCAGAGGAGACTTCAAGAGCCCTCAGTGGTTTCCCCCAGAGGTACGTAAGCTTCTTTCGAGGATTCTCGATCCTAATCCAAGCTCAAGAATAAGTGTTGACAAGATCATGGAGAATAGTTGGTTCAAGAAGGGGTTTAAACAAATCGAAGCATCTTTAGCCCCTCCGTGTGATCCAAACACCTCAATCCGTGATGTCCATGAGGCTTTTGCATCAACAAATCATTCAGCTGAAGAAAGTTCCAACAAGAATTCTAGCGGAGCAGGAACAAGCCCCATGAGGCCAACATGTTTCAATGCGTTCGACATCATATCTCTCTCGCCAGGTTTTGACCTATCCGGTTTGTTTGAGAATGATATGAATCACAGACCGCAGGAGCGATTCATGAGCACACAACCAGCCGCGACAattgtttcaaaatttgaagCCATAGCACAGATGGAGAAGTTCAAATGCCTGAAAAAAGACGGAACCCTTAAACTACAGggtagcaaggaaggaaggaaagggcAGCTAAGCATCGATGCTGAGATTTTCGAGGTCACACCTTCATTTTATGTCGTGGAGATGAAGAAAACGGCTGGGGACACATTGGAATACATGGAGTTCTGTGACCATGGCTTGAAGCCCTCTCTTAAGGATATAGTATGGACTTGGCAAGGAACCGAGCTGCAACAGCAACCGCCGCTAGTAGTAGCACCTGAAGTCGTTTCTTAG